From the Lathyrus oleraceus cultivar Zhongwan6 chromosome 4, CAAS_Psat_ZW6_1.0, whole genome shotgun sequence genome, one window contains:
- the LOC127135305 gene encoding transcription factor NAI1: MEEMKTPLNISADSSWLSDLEMVDEYILSDKDCNLNLSMLDADEEQDFLSHDVASVFAFEEHRESLRQCLNTECISTTMSETFTDETSFESFDNFDFDFEKPTKQMKTIDHSATSLSSYQLPQILSFDNPNPTEFYGYGYDLKQKETVTSASRGNTNFSTQNSKGSSKTSRAKRSPADINDHIMAERKRREKLSQSFIALAALIPDLKKMDKASILAETIKYVKELKERLDILEKKAKNPQADQWTVSPCPFKPEVYNDKHCSSSDESTDTESAIDGTATESLFKMEARVLEQHILIRIHCQKHKGLLVNIIAVIQSFELFVVNNSVLAFGDSILDITIIAEIGEGYNLTIKELVDNLRIAALKFMSA; this comes from the exons ATGGAGGAAATGAAGACACCACTAAACATATCAGCAGACAGCAGTTGGTTATCTGATTTG GAAATGGTGGATGAATACATATTATCTGATAAAGACTGCAACTTGAACTTGAGCATGCTTGATGCGGACGAGGAACAAGATTTTCTATCACATGATGTAGCTAGTGTCTTTGCCTTTGAGGAGCATAGAGAGAGCCTGCGACAATGTTTAAACACAGAGTGCATTTCCACAACTATGAGCGAAACATTTACAGATGAAACGAGTTTTGAGTCTTTTGATAACTTTGATTTTGATTTCGAGAAACCAACTAAGCAGATGAAAACAATCGATCACAGTGCTACTTCACTATCCTCTTATCAGTTGCCGCAGATCTTGTCTTTTGACAATCCAAACCCAACAGAGTTTTATGGGTATGGATATGATCTAAAACAGAAAGAAACAGTGACTTCGGCGTCACGGGGAAACACAAATTTTTCGACTCAAAACTCAAAAGGGTCTTCAAAAACATCGCGAGCTAAGAGGTCTCCAGCTGACATAAATGATCACATTATGGCGGAGAGAAAGAGAAGAGAGAAGCTCAGCCAAAGCTTCATTGCTCTTGCTGCTCTCATTCCGGACTTAAAGAAG ATGGACAAGGCTTCGATATTAGCGGAGACAATCAAATACGTGAAAGAGCTTAAGGAGCGTTTGGATATTTTAGAAAAGAAGGCCAAGAATCCACAGGCAGATCAGTGGACGGTCTCTCCGTGTCCATTCAAACCAGAGGTCTATAACGACAAGCATTGCTCATCATCTGATGAGAGTACTGACACTGAAAGTGCTATAGATGGTACTGCCACTGAGTCTCTCTTCAAGATGGAAGCAAGAGTTCTAGAGCAACACATATTGATTCGGATCCATTGCCAAAAGCATAAAGGGCTTCTTGTTAACATCATCGCTGTGATTCAAAGTTTTGAATTATTTGTTGTCAATAACAGTGTTCTAGCTTTTGGAGATTCTATCCTCGACATTACCATCATTGCTGAG ATTGGTGAAGGCTACAACTTGACTATAAAAGAACTCGTCGACAATCTACGTATAGCGGCATTGAAGTTTATGTCAGCGTAA